cgagctattttgcggcggcggcggcggcggatgaTGAGATTGCAATAATTAAGTCACTTTTTAGCCGTTTCCgaagaaaaaaactatctccaaatgaaaaagcacaatGTTTTGGCCCgaaataaatagccagtgtatcAAAATTTGAGATGGGTaactctctgaacatttaccGAAATTTCTAGCAGGTAAAGGTAAATATTCTTAATAATCGGCCCTATTTTGGGATAAGAATATAATGAATGCAAATGACGCCCTCATATTTTCCTTACGATATTCTTGAGATTTCTTTAATAACACTCCTCTAGTTACTACACCTTTGAGTCTTTTTTTTCCAACACTTAGTCACCCCCattttttagttttcattttttcttcctctttttatctctattttctttctttctttatttatctattttgcaTTTTGCCGTCAAGTGAACAGGTTGTGATCAGCTTGTATCAGTACCGACTCTTATTTCAGGAGGACTTGCTTCTCATTTTTATGTACATtaaggcccgtattctcagacgcgttCAGCGGcactcacaacaactatttccaaaggccacaaaggagattagtcgggttctcatgagtgctcttcaacattcacggtgcagaaaccttgtcagactactactaggttcataaaactacccatgggaatatcaacacaacctctatgaaagccttatcaaatctgGGTGTGTGAGCAGCGAAAGGTTTGATAATATGGATCCAAatatttcttcaacttttccAACTTTgggtttccattttttcttccctcccacccaGTCCTGGCCGCGGGCGAGGGCAGCGTGGTGTGTTACTTCGGGTCCTGGGCGACGTGGCGGCCGGGCGATGGGAAGTTTGACGTGGAGGACATCGACCCCTTCCTCTGCACCCACCTCATCTTCGGCTTCGCTGGGCTGAGCAACCACACTTGGGAGATCGAGGTATGAATGAACTCTTTGTTTTTTGTCGCAGCTggttttgctttctcccataatcgTTTTATGTCAGTGCTTCAATTTTACTTTCCATCACTACTATAATCTGTTTTTGGTGTTTTCTCGACTCATTTGTTTTCGGAGCTAACGTGCTATAGATATATGGCATAATGCTTACAGCTCTCTAAACatcataggagaaaaaaaaaatggtcacaCTCCTCCCCATATAGTACACACTCACACataacactccctccctctctttcctgccCCTGCCTCTCCCAGGTGTTGGACCCCTGGAATGAGCTGTGCCCCGACGAGGAGGGCGGCAACAACTGTGCCTACGACCGGTTCGTGGCGCTGAGGGACGTGAACCCCGAGCTGAAGATGCTGATAGCGGTGGGCGGCTGGCGGGAGGGCTCCGTGGACTACTCGAGGGTGAGTCTGgcgccggggagggggaggagcgaTAAGGTGAATGTGTGGGTAGTTCACTCACGGTATGATCACGTGCTGAACTCGTGATCGCCAGAGAACCTTCCTGAAGAGATTTGGAGCTCGTTAGTCGATTTATGGGCAAAATTAGGAAatgtgtggggggtgggtgggtggggggttgaatatgtgtgtgtgtgtgtgtgtgtgtgtgtgtgtgtgtgtgtgtgtgtgtgtgtgtgtgtgtgtgtgtggtttccttcttactctcatcctcattatttttctttcaatacCCTCCTTAGAACTCCCttgcatccctccttcccctcaacaccctctccttccattccatcaCATCTCTTACTACCCTctactctcctttccattcccttaaataccattccttttccctcccttccaatgcctttccttcttctcccaatCCGGCATTGAAATTCATCTCGCTTCCCTtcgattcctttccctttccctccccttcccttccctttccttgccatgcctcgcctctctctccccctgccgCTTCTTAACTGAACGCCCCAACACCCTCATTCCCGCAGATGGTGGAGGACCCGCAGAAACGCAAGCTCTTCGTGGACAGCACATTGGCGCTCATTCGCAAACATAACTTCGACGGACTGGACATGGACTGGGAGTATCCTGCTGCCCGCGGTGGTACGCCCGAGGATAAGGTGGGTGCTATAGGTAGCCAGAAGGGACGCATGGCCTTCGTTGCTTACACTGGGACAATCAATATAGCCTCTATTAataaggaagacagagaaggcgCGGAAAAAATAAACTGGTGCCCATTGTGGTGCGCCCGAGGATAAGGTGGGTGCTAGCTAGCCAGAATGGGCGCATAGCCTTCGTTGCTTTCACTGGAGCAATCAGTCTAGCCTCTATTAGTAAGTGGAAGAGGGCACGGGTCATCTGAGACTCCCTCGATAAATGACTATTTTCTGCTGCCTTTCGTTGAGAATAGTAGTCAATGATGATCACAAACACCTTCCACTATAATGCTtaatttattcattttccttatgCCCATTTGTAGACACTCACACTTTGTACTGGCGATTGCTATGCATGGAGTACTTATTAATGGCATAACACCCCCCACTAGGGATGTAGTAGGCAATTTTCCTCCAACACTATTACTACAACACCAGCAACAGCACCACCCCCATCCCCACCAACACTatagttgctgctgctgctgacatTCCCGCCCCTACAGGAGAACTTCGTCACCCTGATCCAAGAGCTGCGCCACGAGTTCGATAAGTTCAGCCCACCATTGTTCCTGTCGAGCGCCATGGCCGCCGGCAAGCTGACCATCGACGCCGCCTACAACATCCCGCCGCTGGTTGACCTCTTCGACCACTTCCACATCATGAACTACGACTACCACGGCGCCTGGGAGACCCGCACCCACCACAACGCACCCCTCTGCGGCTACTACCGCGACACCGACCTCGATCTCTACCATAGCGTGGTGGGTGGGACACGTTTATAACACGGAAACTCGTGTCTccgttgtctgttgttgttgccgttcaGTCCTACAGTTAAGGTAGTTGTGCTGCCTTAATCGAAGTCGCAGTTTATCGAACTTATGCTCAGAACGTGAAACAGACAAGCCATAAATATTATTTTGGTCTTCACCGACTTGGAATTCAAACCCAAAACTTGTTGATTTTGACTCGAGCTTGTCAACCAGTACTTTACCTAGTCTGGCttcatgtgtgggggagggagggtgtataTACTTGAGGCTGTGTCGGCCATGGCGGTATATTACCTGTGTCGCGTGGTTTCAGGTGTACACCATCAACTACTACCTGGACCTCGGGGTGCCCGCCGAGAAGATGGTGCTGGGCATCCCCACGTACGGCCGCTGCTGGACCCTCGATTCCATGGACGACACCGGCATGCTGGCCCCCGCCCACAAGCCGGGGCCCGAGGGGCCCTACATCAGGATCCCCGGCACGCTGGGCTTCAACGAGGTGAGCCGCGCCGCGCAACGCCTCACGTTTGGCGGGAGGGTTGAGCAAGAGCACACGCTTGATTGATGACGTCCAGGGAAAGTTAGAGAAATTCATGACCAGGAAGGACAGACGGAGATACATTAGGTCTCCCCTGTGTGCTTGCTTACTTTTCATTTTCCATATCAGGGTATAACCCAGCAGGCCTTCGAATGGaacgttgttgttgttaaagatttacccatagtatcactaggggaacggcaCGAGGGAACatgggcctttgccaaaggcggcccgtagcagggtgccgacaaaccgactttatcggcgatcgaaatctagccgaccaagtcggtctgtcgacgaagactggcgtgtctctgaatgGAACGTTGTTACTGACACTGATGCATGCTCTGAGAGAAACACTTTTTCTTGTTCATCATTACGCCATGTTCCAGAGCGTTATCGCGCCTCACTAAGAGGTTAGTTCTACTTGTCTCCTTTATATTAGCATAATCATAATGTTAGTGTTATAATCATATGTACGGTTAGTCTTAAGTATGAATACCGACGCAttaattgttattttttttttttactgagtcTAAAGTTGTGATATTTTAACAGCAAAACAATATGTGAACAATAGCGAATGGAttaccatcagcagcagcagcaggaggagacttgaacaggggggaggggggagagtctACCTTAAGAACTGCAAGACACAAAGGTCAGGGAATCACAACATTAAGCTCCGCGGAATCGCTCTCCGCACGAAAACACCAACACTGCCGGTGGAAGGGTGACTGAATTCTATATAGTGGCCAACGAGCTGAGACTTAAGTGCTTTTCAGATTGTTTCCTTCACGGTTGATGACTCTCCGTGGATATATGTTCGGCAAAATCATACTGTGCTCTCAGGGAAATGTTCTTTatgcctttccttgcctcttgGTTGCCAGAAAACACCAACGCTGACGACGGGAAGGTGATCGCATTCGAGCGGCCGACGAATTGAAATGAAAGTGCATATCAGATTGTTTCCTTCGCGACTTTTGACTATCCGTGGATCAATATTCGGCAAAACCATACTGTACTATTAGGGAAATGTTGCatatgcctttccttccctcttggtTGCCAGAAAACACCAAGGCTGACGACGGGAAGGTGATTGTATTCGAGCGCCCGACGAATTGAAATGAAAGTGCATATCAGATTGTTTCCTTAGAGGCTAATACGCGGATCAGTACTcgaaaaaacaaacgaaaataaaaaaacatactgCACTCTTGGGGATATGTTCTTTATGCATTTCCTCCCCTCTTGGTTGCTAGATCTGTGAGCGGCTGACCCAGGAGGACTGCACAGTGAGTCAAGATCCCACCATGTACGAGCCATACTTTTACTGCCCCTCCGACAAGATCTGGTGCGGGTTTGACGACGCCGATTCCGTCCATGTCAAGGTATGAATGAGCCTGTCTCTCACGCAGGTTGAAGCCACGCTGCAAGGACGTTGCTTCTTTCCCGTCCTCCCCTGATTCTTCTTCTAATCACCAAAATCACTGATGTAAAGTAATTTCACCCTCTAAGGGACTGATAGGTAGAATGTAGTGCTTTATAGTGTGTTGCGATAAAGCTGCTCAGTACCTGTCACCATGCCTGTGTAAGGTACAGATGTTAGCGGATTCCTCAAATGGCCTAGTCATCTACTAACATCCGGACCTTCCATGCACTGGTTGGCAGAACGTTGAAATATGTAGTGATGTAATGTATCTGTTCAGCGCCTGTTAGTGCCTTACAACCCCTTACGTCTTTACTACCTTTTCAATACGAGGATAATGAAGCACCAGGTAAATAATAATGTTTTGTGGTGGCGCGGCAGGCTCGCTACGCCAAGAACATGGGCCTGGCCGGCTTCCTGGTGTGGACCATCGATACGGATGACTTCCACCCGCAATGCTACCAAGATTCTTTCTACCTGATCAAGAGCATGAAGTCTGGATTCAACCTCCCCGCCGACGGCAatcttccggtgtgtgtgtgtgtgtgtgtgtgtgtgtgtgtgtgtgtgtgtgtgtgtgtgtgtgtgtgtgtgtgttaaattttTGAACTGGCCTAACATGTC
Above is a window of Eriocheir sinensis breed Jianghai 21 chromosome 8, ASM2467909v1, whole genome shotgun sequence DNA encoding:
- the LOC126995432 gene encoding chitinase-3-like protein 1 — encoded protein: MRLLALLVVGLASAVLAAGEGSVVCYFGSWATWRPGDGKFDVEDIDPFLCTHLIFGFAGLSNHTWEIEVLDPWNELCPDEEGGNNCAYDRFVALRDVNPELKMLIAVGGWREGSVDYSRMVEDPQKRKLFVDSTLALIRKHNFDGLDMDWEYPAARGGTPEDKENFVTLIQELRHEFDKFSPPLFLSSAMAAGKLTIDAAYNIPPLVDLFDHFHIMNYDYHGAWETRTHHNAPLCGYYRDTDLDLYHSVVYTINYYLDLGVPAEKMVLGIPTYGRCWTLDSMDDTGMLAPAHKPGPEGPYIRIPGTLGFNEICERLTQEDCTVSQDPTMYEPYFYCPSDKIWCGFDDADSVHVKARYAKNMGLAGFLVWTIDTDDFHPQCYQDSFYLIKSMKSGFNLPADGNLPDCQYNYFTTTTVETTTTTSTTPAPTTTEPTTTSTTPAPTTTEPTTTSTTPVPTTTEPTTTSTTPAPTTTEPTTTSTTTTTTTTTMPETTTQRVSTPKPPHPRPDCTNQVDGTVFPHKDCNKYWECISGQAVLQLCGPGTLFDEDLKICNWENQVDTSECTMWICEVDNVYYPHADCDKYYRCYNGSPHEEKCADGLYWNQGLTMCDLPANVDTSNCNAVWW